The following DNA comes from Halorhabdus tiamatea SARL4B.
TCGGCGCGTTCGGGATCGCGAACATCATGCTCGTCAGCGTGACCGAGCGCACGCGGGAGATCGGGATCATGAAGTCGATGGGCGCGACCAACCGGGAGGTCCTCGGGCTGTTCATGACCGAGTCCGTGCTGTTGGGATCGCTGGGTGCCGTGATCGGCATCCCGCTGGGTCTGGGCGTCGGGTACGCCGGCGCAAGCTACGCCGACGTCGGGTTCACAATCCCCGTCGACTGGGTCGCCATCGCCATCGCGATGGGGATCACGATCGGCGTCGTCGCCGGGCTGTACCCGGCCTGGCGGGCCGCACGCGTCGATCCGATCGAGGCCCTGCGGTACGAGTGACTCCTGATCGGCAAATTCGACCGCGGAATACTTGACCGGGGGTCGCCTACGACGAGCCAATGGACGGGCCGCTGTGGACCGAGCGACACGCGCCGACGATCGATGAGTTGCCACAGCCCGAGGTCCGCGACCAGCTCCGCGGCGCGCTCGACGATCCGATGAACCTGCTGGTTCACGGCCCCGCCGGCGCTGGCAAGACCGCCGCAGTCCGGGCGTTCGCCCGTGAGGCCCACGCCGACGTCGAGGCCGACCTCGTCGTGATCAACGTCGCGGACTTCTTCGACCTGACCAAGAAGGAACTCGCGGCGGATCCCCGATTCGAGCGGTTCATCACGTCCAAGCGCCGCCGGGAGTCCTCGAAGGCCGATCTCATCAACCACGTCCTCAAAGAGGCCGCGAGTTACACGCCGGTCTCGGGGTCCTATAAGACGATCCTGCTCGACAACGCCGAGCGCATGCGCGAGGACTTCCAGCAGGCGCTCCGGCGAGTCATGGAGCAGTACTACGAGGCGACACAGTTCGCGATCGCCACCCGGCAGTCCTCGACGCTGATCCCGCCGATCCGCTCGCGGTGTTTTCCCGTGACGGTGCGTGCACCGACCCACGACGAGATCGAGACCGTCCTCCGGCGGATCGTCGAGGCCGAGGACGCCGACTACGACGACGAGGGCCTCGAGTTCGTCGCGGGGTACGCCGGCGGCGACCTGCGGAAGGCGATCCTTGGGGCCCAGACGACCTACGAGGAGGCGGGCGAGATCACGATGAACGCGGCCTACGAGGCGCTGGGCGAGGTCCGGACCGACGAGGCCGTCGAGGGGATGCTGTCCGCCGCCGAGGCGGGCGACGTCACCGACGCGCGATCGACGCTCGACGATCTGCTCGTCGACGAGGGCCACAGCGGCGTCGAGGTGCTCGAGGCGCTGCTGCGAGTAGGGCGCTCGCGATATTCCGGCGATCGCCTGGCGCGGCTGCATCGGGTCGCCGGCGAGATCGACCTCGACCTCGCGGAGGGGACCAACGATCGACTCCACCTCTCGCACTTCCTGGCTGAACTCGCCGCCGGGGAGTAGCCGACCGACGGCGAAGGAGACGAACTGGCCCGCGAAGTGGGTCGACGGACAGTGCATCGACTTCTTCGAAATCCTTATACACGCTTGTAGGGGACATATGAACAACGAACTATGGACATCGACATTATCGAGGAAGAGGAAAATCCGATGTTGCATCGGACCGACGTCCGATTCGAGGTCTCCCACGAGGAGGCGACGCCGTCGCGGCTCTCCGTCCGGGATTCACTGGCTGCGATGCTGAACAAAGACGCCGAGGAAGTCGTCGTCCACGAACTCGATACGACCTTCGGCATGCGCAAGACCGTCGGCTACGCGAAGGTCTACGACGACCCGGAGTTCGCGCGTGAGGTCGAACAGGACCACATGCTCGAGCGCAACAAGATCGTCGCCGAGGACGGCGACGCCGAGCCAGAGGAGGCCTGAGATGGCGCGTCACGAACTCTACAACGACGACGGCACGACCGACCGCGAGACCTGCCCGCGGTGTGGCGACGCGTTCCTCGCCGACCACGGCGACCGCACGCACTGCGGTCGGTGTGGCTACACCGAGTGGAACTGACGCGGGTCGACTGAACGCGCCGATCGAACCCGCCATCGAGAGACTTCTTTGTCCTCAGAAGGCACGCTTCTCGGGTTTTCGACCGCTAGCGAACGCTATGGCTGCTATTCTCACACAGTGGGAAATCGATCACTGTTCTTTGGGTGTGTCGCGGCAAGTATCCGCCGGAAGAGTATGTCAGAACTACAGGACGGCGTCGCGATCGTGACGGGCGGCAGTACCGGTATCGGTGCGGCAACAGCCAAGCGCTTCGCCGACGAAGGAGCGAGTGTCGTCGTCGCGGACGTCAACGTCGAAGACGGCGAAGACACGGTCGCCGAGATCGTCGATGCCGGCGGGGAGGCGACGTTCGTCGAGGTCGACGTCACCGACCCTGCCGAGGTCGAGGCGATGGTCGAAACGGCCGTCGACACCTACGGCGGGCTCGACTTCGCCGTCAACAACGCGGGGATCGAAGGCGAGAACGAACCCACGAGCGACCAGCCCCTCGACAACTGGGAGCAGGTTATCGACGTCAACCTGAAGGGCGTCTTCGTCGGCATGCAGGCCGAGATCGACGCGATGCTCGAGGACGGCGGTGGGGCGATCGTCAACATGTCCTCGATCGCGGGCCAGGTCGGGTTCCCCAACCTCACGCCGTACGTCGCGAGCAAGCACGGCGTGATCGGCCTGACCAAGACTGCCTCCCTGGAGTACAGCGAGGCGGGCGTCCGCGTCAACGCGATCTGTCCGGGCGTCATCGAGACACCGATGGTCGAGGCCACCGATCAGGCGAGCATCGAGCAGACGATCGCCGCGACGCCGATCGGGCGGCTGGGCGAACCGTCGGAGATCGGCGACGCTGCCGTCTGGCTGTGTTCGGAGGAGGCCTCCTTCGTCACTGGCGAATCGCTCGTCATCGACGGCGGGTACGTCTCCCAGTAGCGTTGCCGAGCGCCGCCGTTCGCGGCCACGGCGGCGTCCCGAACCGAAGTCGTCTTTTCGGTCGGTCACGGAGACCGGGTAGATCGAATGGTATCGACCGCGACAGCCGACGCGGACGCCAGACGCGTCCTCGGCATCGAGGGGACCGCCTGGGCCGCGAGCGCGGCCGTCTACGACGTCGAGGCCGACGACGTCACGATCGAGACGGACGCCTACGAACCCGACAGCGGCGGGATCCACCCGCGGGAAGCCGCCGAACACATGCGCGAGGCGATCCCGCAGGTCGTCGAGCAGGCGCTCGACATCGCTCGCGAGCAGGCCGCCGACGCGGGCGAAGACCCCGAGGAGTCGCCGGTCGACGCCGTCGCCTTCTCCCGCGGTCCGGGCCTCGGCCCCTGTCTGCGGATCGTCGCGACGGCCGCCCGAGCGCTGGCCCAGCGGCTTTCCGTCCCGCTGGTCGGCGTCAACCACATGGTCGCCCACTTGGAGATCGGTCGCCACCGCTCGGGCTTTTCCGCGCCGGTCTGTCTGAACGCCTCCGGCGCGAACGCCCACGTTCTGGGCTATCGCAACGGGCGGTATCGCGTCCTCGGGGAGACGATGGACACCGGCGTCGGCAACGCCATCGACAAGTTCACCCGCCACCTCGGGTGGTCCCACCCCGGCGGGCCGAAGGTCGAGCAGCGCGCGAGCGAGGGCGAGTACGTCGACCTCCCCTACGTCGTCAAGGGGATGGACTTCTCCTTCTCGGGAATCATGAGCGCCGCCAAGCAAGCGATTGACGATGGGGAGGCAGTAGAGGACGTCTGCTATTCCCTGCAGGAAAACATCTTCGCGATGCTGACGGAAGTCGCGGAGCGCGCCCTCTCGCTGACGGACGCCGACGAACTCGTCCTGGGCGGCGGCGTCGGCCAGAACGACCGCCTCCGGGAGATGCTCGGCAAGATGTGCGACCAGCGTGGGGCCGATTTCTTCGCACCCGAACCGCGCTTCCTGCGTGATAACGCGGGGATGATCGCCGTCCTCGGCGCGAAGATGTACGACACGGGCGAGACGATCCCCGTCGAGGACTCCCGGGTCCGGCCGGACTTCCGGCCCGACGAGGTGGTCGTCACCTGGCGGTCCGGCGAGGCCGTCGGTTCGTGGGGCGGGTCGAGCGACGACGGGACGGTCGGTGCCCGGGACGGCGGAGGGGCCGGTGAGACCGTCCAGGGGGCCGAAGCGACCGTCACTGTCGAGGACGGGCGCGTCAGGAAGGAGCGCCATCCACGGACCTACCGCCATCCGACGCTCGACGAGCGCCTCCGCACGGAGCGGACGCGCGAGGAAGCCCGACTCACGAGCGAAGCGCGCCGCGTCGGCGTCCCGACGCCGGTCGTCCACGACGTCGATCCGAAGGAGGGTGTCCTGGTGTTCGAGCGCGTGGGCGAGCGGGATCTCCGTGAGGATTTGACCATCGATCGGGTTCGGGACGTCGGGCGACACCTGGCGACGATCCACGACGCGGGGTTCGTCCACGGCGATCCGACGACGCGCAACGTCAGAGTTGCAGACGAACGAACGTTCCTCATCGACTTCGGACTGGGGTACTACACCGATCACGCCGAAGATCACGCGATGGACCTCCACGTCCTCGCCCAGTCGCTTGCCGGGACAGCCGACGATGCTGAACCCCTCCAGGAGGCCGCCGAAGACGCTTATCGCGACGCGAGCGAGCGGGGTGAGCAGGTCCTGGATCGACTTCGCGAGGTCGAGGGCCGGGGTCGGTATCAGTGAGGGTCCCCGGACGCTGTGCCGAGCGGGTGCTCCGCCGTCTCCGAGCGACTCAAGTACCGGCGTTGCCCTACGTAGGGTGTGTCCCAGCAGGTTACGCAGGTCGATACGCTGTTCCTCCACGAGGACGGCGAGGACTTTCAGGTGGTCGTCGGGCGCGACGGCGAGCGCGTCCTCGGCGGTCGCCTGGAGGTCAAAGAGACCGAGGCAGGCCCGCGACCGGCCCGCCTCCGGATCAAGCGAGGCAGCCAGGAAGACCTCCGCAGCCCCGATCAGTTCGTGGAACTCGCCCGCCGAGCGGGGCGAATCCGGGTTTCCGAGCAGACCTCTCCCCGCGGTCGTCGCGTCGTCCGCGAGCTGCTCGACGCCTACCAGCTGGAGGCGAAGGTCGTCCGGACCTGCCGGTACTGCGCGTCAGCCGGCAAATACTCGCCGATCACGAGCGAGACGGCGATCGACGCCGACGGCGAGGACATCTGCCCGGAATGCGCGATCGCGGAACTCGAACGCGAACTCGCCTACCACGGCGACGTGACCGGGACGGCCCGCGACCGGCTGGAAGAACTCCTGCTGGAGGTCCAGGACCTCGAGCGCATCGTCAACCTCCTCTCGGGCGAACTCGACCCAGAGTTGACGAAGTTCGACGAGATCAGCGCGACGGTCGACGACATCGATCTGGTGCCGACGGACTCGTTGAACCTCCACCCGGGGATGCAACAGAAGCTGGAATCGCAGTTCGACGAACTCCTGCCCGTCCAGAGCCTCGCCGTCGAGCACGGCGTCACCGACGGGCAAGACCAGCTGGTCGTCTCGGCGACGGCGACCGGCAAGACGCTGATCGGCGAGATGGCCGGCATCGACCGCGTGCTCAACGGGAAAGGGAAGCTGCTGTTTCTCGTGCCCCTCGTTGCGCTGGCGAACCAGAAGTACCAGGACTTCAAGGCTGAGTACGGCGACATCGCCGACGTGAGCCTCCGGGTCGGGTCGAGCCGGATCCGCGGCGACGGCGGCGGGTTCGATCCCAGCGCCGACATCATCGTCGGGACCTACGAGGGGATCGACCACGCGCTGCGGGTCGGCCACGACCTCGGGGACATCGGGACGGTCGTCATCGACGAGGTCCACACCCTCGGTGAGGGCGAGCGCGGCCACCGGCTGGACGGTCTCATCTCGCGACTGAAGTACTACTGCGAGGAGGGCGGGCAGACGGCGGCCCGATCGAGCCGCTCCGGTGGAGGCGATGAACGGGGCGGCTCACCTTCGAGCGCCCAGTCGGGCGACACCCAGTGGATCTACCTCTCGGCGACCGTGGGCAACCCGGGATCGCTCGCCGAATCCCTGTCGGCCAAACTCATCGAGTTCGAGGAACGCCCGGTTCCGATCGAGCGCCACGTCACCTTCGCCGACGACTACGAGAAGGTCGACATCGAGAACAAGCTCGTCAAGCGGGCCTTCGACACGAAATCCTCGAAGGGGTATCGCGGCCAGACGATCATCTTCACCAACTCCCGGCGGCGGTGTCACGAGATTTCCCGACGGCTGGAGTACTCTTCGGCCCCCTATCACGCCGGGCTGGACAACAAGCGCCGCGGCGAGGTCGAATCGCTGTTCGCCGATCAGGAGCTCTCGGCCGTGGTCACGACTGCGGCCCTCGCGGCGGGCGTCGACTTCCCGGCCTCCCAGGTCATCTTCGACTCGCTGGCGATGGGGATCGAGTGGCTGACCGTCCAGGAGTTCTCCCAGATGCTCGGGCGGGCTGGCCGGCCCGATTACCACGACAAGGGCACGGTGTATCTGCTGGTCGAACCCGACGGCGTCTATCACAACAGTCAGGAGATGACCGAAGACGAGGTCGCGTTCAAGCTGTTGAAGGGTGAGATGGAACCCGTCAGGAGTCGCTACGACGAGAGCGCGGCCGTCGAGGAGACACTGGCGAACGTCGTCGTCGGCGGGAGTGCCGCCAAGCGCCTCAACGACCGGATGCTCGGCGAAGTGCCGACCAAGCACGCCATCGGCAAGCTCCTGGAGTACGAGTTCATCGACGGGCTGGAACCGACGCCGCTGGGTCGGGCCGTCACGCGGCACTTCCTCTCGCCCGACCGGGCGTTCCTGTTGCTCGATGGCATCCGGAAGGGTAGAGATCCCTTCGACATCGTCGCCGAAGTCGAGTTCGCCGACGAAGAGCTGTGACGCCGCTCGGTGCACCGGTCTTCGACGGGCAAGGGTGTCGGCCTGACGACCAGAGATAAAAACTTTTGCGGGAGACAGGGCAAGGTTCGAACAATCCCCTCCATGCACAACCGAACACGGATCGGTGCCGTCCTCGCGGTCCTCGTCGCGATGAACGTCCTGTTCGTGGTGGCGATCCTGTGGGCGTACGGCGTCCTGCTGCCCGGGGTCGTCGCGGGCGCGATCGTCTTCGCACGTCACGGGACCGTACGTTTCGACCTCCTCC
Coding sequences within:
- a CDS encoding AAA family ATPase — its product is MDGPLWTERHAPTIDELPQPEVRDQLRGALDDPMNLLVHGPAGAGKTAAVRAFAREAHADVEADLVVINVADFFDLTKKELAADPRFERFITSKRRRESSKADLINHVLKEAASYTPVSGSYKTILLDNAERMREDFQQALRRVMEQYYEATQFAIATRQSSTLIPPIRSRCFPVTVRAPTHDEIETVLRRIVEAEDADYDDEGLEFVAGYAGGDLRKAILGAQTTYEEAGEITMNAAYEALGEVRTDEAVEGMLSAAEAGDVTDARSTLDDLLVDEGHSGVEVLEALLRVGRSRYSGDRLARLHRVAGEIDLDLAEGTNDRLHLSHFLAELAAGE
- a CDS encoding 30S ribosomal protein S24e, yielding MDIDIIEEEENPMLHRTDVRFEVSHEEATPSRLSVRDSLAAMLNKDAEEVVVHELDTTFGMRKTVGYAKVYDDPEFAREVEQDHMLERNKIVAEDGDAEPEEA
- a CDS encoding 30S ribosomal protein S27ae, whose translation is MARHELYNDDGTTDRETCPRCGDAFLADHGDRTHCGRCGYTEWN
- a CDS encoding SDR family NAD(P)-dependent oxidoreductase; the protein is MSELQDGVAIVTGGSTGIGAATAKRFADEGASVVVADVNVEDGEDTVAEIVDAGGEATFVEVDVTDPAEVEAMVETAVDTYGGLDFAVNNAGIEGENEPTSDQPLDNWEQVIDVNLKGVFVGMQAEIDAMLEDGGGAIVNMSSIAGQVGFPNLTPYVASKHGVIGLTKTASLEYSEAGVRVNAICPGVIETPMVEATDQASIEQTIAATPIGRLGEPSEIGDAAVWLCSEEASFVTGESLVIDGGYVSQ
- a CDS encoding bifunctional N(6)-L-threonylcarbamoyladenine synthase/serine/threonine protein kinase, whose translation is MVSTATADADARRVLGIEGTAWAASAAVYDVEADDVTIETDAYEPDSGGIHPREAAEHMREAIPQVVEQALDIAREQAADAGEDPEESPVDAVAFSRGPGLGPCLRIVATAARALAQRLSVPLVGVNHMVAHLEIGRHRSGFSAPVCLNASGANAHVLGYRNGRYRVLGETMDTGVGNAIDKFTRHLGWSHPGGPKVEQRASEGEYVDLPYVVKGMDFSFSGIMSAAKQAIDDGEAVEDVCYSLQENIFAMLTEVAERALSLTDADELVLGGGVGQNDRLREMLGKMCDQRGADFFAPEPRFLRDNAGMIAVLGAKMYDTGETIPVEDSRVRPDFRPDEVVVTWRSGEAVGSWGGSSDDGTVGARDGGGAGETVQGAEATVTVEDGRVRKERHPRTYRHPTLDERLRTERTREEARLTSEARRVGVPTPVVHDVDPKEGVLVFERVGERDLREDLTIDRVRDVGRHLATIHDAGFVHGDPTTRNVRVADERTFLIDFGLGYYTDHAEDHAMDLHVLAQSLAGTADDAEPLQEAAEDAYRDASERGEQVLDRLREVEGRGRYQ
- a CDS encoding DEAD/DEAH box helicase, yielding MSQQVTQVDTLFLHEDGEDFQVVVGRDGERVLGGRLEVKETEAGPRPARLRIKRGSQEDLRSPDQFVELARRAGRIRVSEQTSPRGRRVVRELLDAYQLEAKVVRTCRYCASAGKYSPITSETAIDADGEDICPECAIAELERELAYHGDVTGTARDRLEELLLEVQDLERIVNLLSGELDPELTKFDEISATVDDIDLVPTDSLNLHPGMQQKLESQFDELLPVQSLAVEHGVTDGQDQLVVSATATGKTLIGEMAGIDRVLNGKGKLLFLVPLVALANQKYQDFKAEYGDIADVSLRVGSSRIRGDGGGFDPSADIIVGTYEGIDHALRVGHDLGDIGTVVIDEVHTLGEGERGHRLDGLISRLKYYCEEGGQTAARSSRSGGGDERGGSPSSAQSGDTQWIYLSATVGNPGSLAESLSAKLIEFEERPVPIERHVTFADDYEKVDIENKLVKRAFDTKSSKGYRGQTIIFTNSRRRCHEISRRLEYSSAPYHAGLDNKRRGEVESLFADQELSAVVTTAALAAGVDFPASQVIFDSLAMGIEWLTVQEFSQMLGRAGRPDYHDKGTVYLLVEPDGVYHNSQEMTEDEVAFKLLKGEMEPVRSRYDESAAVEETLANVVVGGSAAKRLNDRMLGEVPTKHAIGKLLEYEFIDGLEPTPLGRAVTRHFLSPDRAFLLLDGIRKGRDPFDIVAEVEFADEEL